GATTGATATACTCACGCGCTAGTCCCGCCCCACCAACATGAAGTTCTCCCAATACACCAATGGGAACAGGCTCACCATGAGTATCGAGAATATAAACCTGAGTATTAGCGATCGGTCTACCAATGGGAACTGATGTCACTTGATCGCCCAATGGTCGAGGAATGCGGTAGCAGCAAGTGAAGGTCGTATTTTCCGTAGGACCATATCCATTAATTAGTTGTGTCTCAGGAAGATGTTTTTGCGCCAGCCGAATAAAGCTCGGAGAGAGCGCCTCACCACCCGTGAGTAGTTCTTTCACTCCTAAAAGAGATTCAGGAGATTCCGCAATGATCGTGTTAAATAATGCGGCAGTCAGCCACATGGTGGTAACCCCGTAAGTTTGAATAACTGTTTTCAAGTCTTGGGGATCGGGAATGCCATCACTGGGGAATAAAACACAGCAACCACCATGCAGCAACGCTCCCCAAATCTCTAAAGTAGCAGCATCAAAGGAAATAGGTGCTAGTTGTAATAAAGTTTGATTGCCATCTAGCTCTGTAAAACTAGTACCAAATACTAGTCTGGAAACAGCTCGGTGCGGAATGGCAACTCCCTTGGGACGACCTGTAGAGCCAGAGGTATAGTTAATATATGCCAAGCTATCAGCATTGACCTTTGTTGCTTCTGGAATACTTTCGGTGATTTCCTTACCCCAATCTGTTTCTAGACAGATAATATGTGATTGAGTAGGAGGTAGGCGATCGCGTAGATGTGACTGCGTAATTAGTACTGGTGCTTGAGTATCCTCAAGCATAAAAGCAAGTCGCTCTTGCGGATAAGCTGGATCAAGAGGAACGTAAACTCCACCTGCTTTGAGAATTCCGATAATAGCGACAATCGTCTCAATCGATCTTTCTATACACATCGCCACAAATGTCTCTGAGCCTACTCCAAGACGCTGTAGCTCACAGGCAAGAATATTCGCACGCCTGTCTAATTCTTTATAAGTTAGTCTTATTGGATCTTCTGCATTGAGAGATGGCAGGATTAAGGCAATCTTGTCAGGAGATTTTGCTACCTGCTCCGCAAAGATTTGATGAATTGTTTGGTCTGAAGGATAGGTTACTTGAGTATTGTTCCATTCAATCAAAATCTGATGACGCTCGGCAGTGGTTAACATTGGCAAACTTGCAAGTTTCTGCTCAGGATTCGTGACCAGACTTTCTATCAAGGTTTGCAAATGCCCCAAAAGACGATTAATTGCAGCTTCTTGAAAACGGTTGCGATCGTATCTAATTAGCAATGTCAATTGCGGCTCTATTTTTATCCCAATAGTAATCGGCAAATCAGATAGTGCAATCGCTTGCTCAAGATTCCCAAATATAATTCCAGTCTCAAACATTGATATATCAGAAGGAATATCACTCCATGCTTGAATTTGATTTAGCGATACTTGAGAATATGTTTGGGTGATTTTCCAATATTCTTGAACCTGAAGTAACCAAGGTACAACTAATTTATCAGGCTCAATTTTGATGCGAATAGGTATGAGTTGACTTTTACTCTCTTTATCACTTGCTATTAGAGAAGTTTGGGCAGTCTGAAAGCCAAAAATAATATCATCTTCACCACTGTAATGATGCAGGAGCAATGCCCATCCCCCTTGCAATACTGAAGAGACTTCTAGATTTTGCTCTTGAATAAACCGATTAAAAATTGAAGTTGAAGATTCATTAAGACAAGTACTAACCTCCTGATAGTCAAATACTGAAAGATAATCCTTAGACTTTATAGAATCACCGAATAAAAATGTGCTTGCATTGAATCCTTTTAGAAACTGCTTCCAGAAATGCTCTTGGCTAGTAAAAGGAGATTTCAGTATAGATTCTGTATATTCGACATCCATTTCCATCAGAAGTCACAATGAATAGCATGTAAGATTAAATGTAATTGAGTATGCTTAATAAATTTAGAATACTCTCAAGTTAAAATTAAAACTTAGCATTTTACATGACATTTGTAAATCCATATTTATTTAGAAATCAGGAGAAAGACGGGATAATAAAGTTATAGAAGTTATAGGAAAGTTATAGATAGGTTATTTAGTTATTTTTGAGTTACCTCTATACTTACTACATAGCTATAGCAATCCTAAATATGTTGTGAGAGTAAGCCCCTTTGGGGCTTACTCTCACAACACTAAAAATCATACAACTCATTTAGGATCTCTAGATAGTCTAGATGACAAGATATCTATATCAATGAAAGAGATAGCTAGGACAAATTAAAACCCAAACAAATAAAGTTGGCGCAAAGCGCCAACTTTATTTGTTTGGGTTTTATATCCTAAGCAAAATTTTCATTGCTATATCATGATTTCAAATGATGATTAACTCATACTAAAAAACTAATTTTTTATAAAGAAACCTTGCAATAATTTAATAATTATTGCAAATTATAGCTATTTAGAATAGCTGTGTTTGAGGTTTTTTATAAAATGAATTGATGAGTCTCTAATGGCTGTTTTCTCCTCATCAGGTTTGTTCTCATAAGCATGAATCATTAGTGACACCCTGCCATTTTCAATAAAGCTATGACGATGCTGATCGACAAAATTCCAATATAGATAATTAAAGGGACAGGCAGAACTACCTGTTTTTTGCTTCACATCATAGGTACATTGGGAGCAGCAATTGCTCATTTTGTTAATGTAATTCCCCCCTGATACATAGGGCTTGGAGGCAAGTACACCACCATCAGCGAACGTAGACATACCCAGAACATTAGGAAGCTCAACCCATTCATAGGCATCGACATAGGCAAGCCAAAACCAGTAATTTAGCTGATGCGGATCTGTATTTGTGAGATTGCTAAAGTTACTTAAGACCATCAGTCTCTGAATATGATGTGAATAGCCATAATTTAGAACATTAGTAACAGCATCTTTTAGACAGAGTAAATCGGTATTTGCATCCCAATAAAGTTGCGGTAAGTTATTAAAAAATTGAAAATAATTACTCTCTCGCACTTGGGGCATTTGCGCTTCGTAATAAACGCGAATATATTCGCGCCATCCTAAAATTTGACGGATAAAACCCTCCACAGAGTTGAGAGGTGCAATGTTTTGTTCATAGGCGGCGATCGCCATTTCGCAGAGTTCCTGTGGTAACAGCAAGCCATTGTTAAGATAAATCGACAACACAGAATGAAATAAAAAGGGTGCGCCGACTTTGATAGCATCTTCGTAAGCTCCAAAATTCGCTAAGCGGGTTTCGATGAATAATTGAGCTAGTTCTAGGGCGCGATCGCGAGTTACGGCATAACCAAATTGGTCTAGTCTTCCAAAAGCATCAGGTAAATAGTTTTTGACTAACTCGATTACTTCCTGAGTAATTGCATCAGGTGGGACTTCAGGAATCGTAGGAATCACAACATTTTTGGGCAAAGATTTACGATTCTCTTTGTCATAGTTCCAATTACCGCCGACGGGTTTACCATCTGCCATCAAGTAACCAGTTTGCTTACGAAGTTCTCGATAGAAAGTCTCTAAGCGATATCCTTTTTTGATTTTCGGCTTAAATTTTTCAGCATCCGCAATAAAAAAGCGATTGGGAAGTATTTCGAGGCGATCGCTAAATTGATCATTTAAAGCCAACATTTGCGATCGCGTATCCCACTCTGATGGCTGCATATAGGTAAGCTTAAGCTGAGGACATTGCGCCAAAAAATTCGCGATCGCCTCGGCATGAAATCCTTCGGTAAATAAATTTAGTACGGGAAATCCCTGTTGATGACAGGCGATCGCCAAGTGCCTCTGAGAACTGAGGATATAAACTAGTTTTTGCTTATGGTGAGGAATAAATGTGGCATATTTCAGGGATTCCACAAAGATTAACAATGGCTTTTGTGCGAGTAATTCTTTGGGAAATACATCCAGATTTAGTTGATCATGAAGGATAAACAGAGCGCGATCGCTATTTCTTAATTGCTGTTCTATCTTTTCTGAAATCGGATAATTTTCTATTTGCGAGAGAAATTCACAGGCAGTTTCTAGCATAAATATCAATTTACCTACAATAAAGGCGTTGCAATGCAACGCCTTTATTATAGATTAGACCTTCGCTAAACCGCTATGGCGGAGTAATGGCGCAGTGCTGGGTTCACGTCCTCGGAAGGTTTTGAATACTTCCATCGGATGCTTGCTGCCACCGAGAGCCAAAACTGTATCGCGGTAGAGCCTACCCGTTGAAGCGATCGCCTCTTCATTTTCCAATCCTGCTTCCTCAAAAGCTGCAAAGGCATCGGCGCTGAGGACTTCCGCCCACTTGTAGCTGTAATAACCTGCGGCATAGCCTCCTGCGAAGATATGACCAAAGGAACAGAGAAAATTATCTTCTGGCAAGGGTGGAATTACCATTGTGGTTTCCGAGAGGCGCGATCGCAATTGCATTGGAGTTTCCGAGCCGCCGACTTCATAGCGATGGTGTAACTCGATATCGACAAGGCTGAAATGCAACTGACGGAGCATTCCTGAACCACTCATGTAGTTTTTGGAGTCAATCAACTTTTGGAAGTAGCTTTCAGGAAGGATTTCGCCTGTTTCATAGTGTTTCGCCATGCCAAACAAAGTAGCGCGATCGTAGCACCAGTTTTCCATGAATTGACTAGGAAGTTCAACAGCATCCCATTCGACGTTATTAATGCCTGATGCTCCTGAATAGTCAACCTTAGTCAACATATGTTGCAATCCATGACCAAACTCATGGAAGAGAGTTTCCACTTCGCCAAAGGTCATGAGGCTGGGCTTGCCATCAACGGGAGGCGATTGATTACAAATCAAATAGGCTATAGGTAAACGGGTAATAGTCTTACCCTCTTCGGTCACCTTAGCGCGTCCGATGCAATCATTCATCCATGCACCGCCACGCTTTTCCGCAGGACGACTATAGGGATCGAGATAAAAATAAGCGATCGCCTCATTACTCTCGTTCTGAATTTCAAAGAAGCGGACACTTTCATGCCAGATCGGGGCTTTGCCATCCGCAGGTACTACGGTAACTCCGAACAAACGCTTAACTAGTGCAAATAAACCTTCGAGAACTTGAGGTAATGGGAAGTAAGGGCGCAATTCTTCTACAGTGAAATTAAACTTAGTTTCGCGCTGACGTTCAGCCCAATAGGAAGTATCCCAATGTTTGAGTTCAATGGTTTCGCCTTGAGACTTAGCAAATTCTTTTAGTTCTGCAAACTCCTCAGTAGCTGCATTGTAGCTGGATTGACGCAATTCTTCGAGTAGTTTCTCAACTGCTTCAACATTAGGAGCCATCTTCCGAGCAAGGCTCAATTCTGCATAGGTAGAATAGCCGAGTAAATTTGCCTTTTGTTTACGCAATTCGAGAATGCGATCGATTAATGGAGAATTGTCAAATTCACCACTTGCGGCACGACTAACAAAGGCGCGATAGAGCTTCTCTCGCAAATCACGACGACGGCTATGCTGCATAAATGGTACATAGCTGGGGTAGTCGAGGGTGATACACCAAGGACCATCTTCAGGAGTGGCTTTATCATCACCATCTAGACGAGATGCTTGAGCAGCTTGAGCTAACAGACTCGGAGGCAAACCTTCAATCTCTTCGGGTTTGTTCAGCGTCATACTAAATTCTTTGGTAGCATCAAGCACATGATTAGAGAAGTTAGTGGAGAGTTCAGCAAGTTCCATTTGGATCGCATTAAACTTCTCTTTGGCTTCACCTTCCAAACCAACGCCTGATAGCTCTGCATCACGGATGGCAGCTTCAACGATACGTTTTTGAGCAGGTTCGAGACTGTCCCACTCTGATGATCCGTAAATTGCCTTATAAGCCTTATAGACTGGTTGGCTCTGACTAAATCGGTTAAAAAATTCGATGACCTTGGGTTGCACGACTTTGTGAGCTTCCCGCAAAGCTGCACTATTTTTTACACTTAATAAATGCTCGATCGCACCCCATCCCCAACCAATGCGCTCAGTCAAATGCTCTAGCGGCTCGACTAGCCCTGACCATGTAGGTTGCAGGTTTGCTTCAAGTTCAGTCAATCCCGCGCTAGTTTCTTCAAGCAATTGGGTGATGGCAGGAATCACATGTTCTGGTTTGATGTCTGGAAATGGTGGTAAGCCTTTGCCAATCAAGAGCGGATTAGTAACTTCACTCATAAATAATTTCTGGTTAATCTTTAAGATTTGTAAATTAGCTATCTTTGATTATATCGCGATCGCTAACCGCATGAGAGGAAAACTGATTAGGCGACTAGGTTAAAGGTTATCGACACGAGTGTAGGTCTAGTTTATTTTTGTACAAAGTACGGTAGTTGTGTACATATACTTAACGTCAGTTCGATGAAAGCGAAAAATGGTAAGAATCGCTTAGCGATTCTTACCATTTTTCGCCATTTGCGGCGTGCTTCGCACGCCGCAAATGGCTATATCGAACTCACGTTATACTTAGGGTTAGTTACAGACTTACAGTACTTCGCGCTTAAACACAAACCAAAAGTTTTTTGGTTTGTGTTTAAGCGCGAAGCACTTTCAAAAAATCTCTCGGTTCGGGTTTGAGCGC
This genomic stretch from Pseudanabaena galeata CCNP1313 harbors:
- a CDS encoding cryptochrome/photolyase family protein produces the protein MLETACEFLSQIENYPISEKIEQQLRNSDRALFILHDQLNLDVFPKELLAQKPLLIFVESLKYATFIPHHKQKLVYILSSQRHLAIACHQQGFPVLNLFTEGFHAEAIANFLAQCPQLKLTYMQPSEWDTRSQMLALNDQFSDRLEILPNRFFIADAEKFKPKIKKGYRLETFYRELRKQTGYLMADGKPVGGNWNYDKENRKSLPKNVVIPTIPEVPPDAITQEVIELVKNYLPDAFGRLDQFGYAVTRDRALELAQLFIETRLANFGAYEDAIKVGAPFLFHSVLSIYLNNGLLLPQELCEMAIAAYEQNIAPLNSVEGFIRQILGWREYIRVYYEAQMPQVRESNYFQFFNNLPQLYWDANTDLLCLKDAVTNVLNYGYSHHIQRLMVLSNFSNLTNTDPHQLNYWFWLAYVDAYEWVELPNVLGMSTFADGGVLASKPYVSGGNYINKMSNCCSQCTYDVKQKTGSSACPFNYLYWNFVDQHRHSFIENGRVSLMIHAYENKPDEEKTAIRDSSIHFIKNLKHSYSK
- a CDS encoding M3 family metallopeptidase translates to MSEVTNPLLIGKGLPPFPDIKPEHVIPAITQLLEETSAGLTELEANLQPTWSGLVEPLEHLTERIGWGWGAIEHLLSVKNSAALREAHKVVQPKVIEFFNRFSQSQPVYKAYKAIYGSSEWDSLEPAQKRIVEAAIRDAELSGVGLEGEAKEKFNAIQMELAELSTNFSNHVLDATKEFSMTLNKPEEIEGLPPSLLAQAAQASRLDGDDKATPEDGPWCITLDYPSYVPFMQHSRRRDLREKLYRAFVSRAASGEFDNSPLIDRILELRKQKANLLGYSTYAELSLARKMAPNVEAVEKLLEELRQSSYNAATEEFAELKEFAKSQGETIELKHWDTSYWAERQRETKFNFTVEELRPYFPLPQVLEGLFALVKRLFGVTVVPADGKAPIWHESVRFFEIQNESNEAIAYFYLDPYSRPAEKRGGAWMNDCIGRAKVTEEGKTITRLPIAYLICNQSPPVDGKPSLMTFGEVETLFHEFGHGLQHMLTKVDYSGASGINNVEWDAVELPSQFMENWCYDRATLFGMAKHYETGEILPESYFQKLIDSKNYMSGSGMLRQLHFSLVDIELHHRYEVGGSETPMQLRSRLSETTMVIPPLPEDNFLCSFGHIFAGGYAAGYYSYKWAEVLSADAFAAFEEAGLENEEAIASTGRLYRDTVLALGGSKHPMEVFKTFRGREPSTAPLLRHSGLAKV